A genomic window from Euleptes europaea isolate rEulEur1 chromosome 9, rEulEur1.hap1, whole genome shotgun sequence includes:
- the LOC130482665 gene encoding radial spoke head protein 6 homolog A-like, with amino-acid sequence MAEPPGEQPAEEEKPEPPSPEPPRQPSVPSSKSLQGLARQSSHVIRRQTSSSERGPQPHLDQDGQPTQVPYHDQQMGPPQQARGSAYQTQQPKLSGQEQEPRGSIYQPQQARGSLFQARGGMPQTQDQRGGLFRPPAGVQDPSGGPSQEFVGGVDQRGSSFQVPSVRSSQSQYDPGHGPYQAHEPGSGLYQLGSGIYEDQVPDPGPRALAIKNAKAYLLKTSIKSGVSLYDHFAEMLSKILDEQPDNPADIIENISKDVKCARFQKKMDTLRDEYEKLPTYELAEMYKALFQKTSGDGGEQEVEEEAPETPLPNVMETAYYFEQAGFGLSLEEYYHIFLALKQLVITHSIQTCRFWGKILGIEANYIVAEVEFREGEEEEEAEEEETAEEGLKEGSDREEEDEDDEEKDEPPKPNYKPPPTIPKEDNRTGANKFTYFVCNEPGKPWVKLPPVTPVQIVDARKIKKFFTGKLDAPIVSYPPFPGNESNYLRAQIARISAATQVSPLGFFQFGEEEGDEEEEGGAGRDSYEENPDFEPISVVELVDSLSNWVHHVQNILMQGRCTWVNPNQKVEEEEEEDEEEEKEDQEETQQEVGPPLLTPLSEDADIQNVTPWSTEASTSLVPQYAVAVLQSNLWPGAYSFATGRRFDNIYIGWGLKYSPENFTPVELPQVQTEYPSGPEITEAADPTVEEEQALKAAQEEALAAEEEEEEEEEDEDEDD; translated from the exons ATGGCAGAGCCACCTGGCGAACAGCCGGCGGAGGAAGAGAAGCCCGAGCCCCCGAGCCCAGAGCCCCCCAGGCAACCCAGCGTCCCCTCCAGCAAATCCCTCCAAGGCCTCGCAAGGCAGTCCAGCCATGTCATCCGCCGGCAGACCAGCAGCAGTGAGCGAGGCCCACAGCCACACCTGGACCAGGACGGGCAGCCGACCCAGGTCCCCTACCACGATCAGCAGATGGGACCGCCTCAGCAAGCAAGAGGCAGCGCCTACCAGACCCAGCAACCAAAGTTAAGTGGCCAAGAGCAAGAACCAAGAGGATCCATTTACCAACCTCAGCAGGCAAGAGGGAGCCTTTTCCAAGCCAGGGGGGGTATGCCTCAAACCCAGGACCAAAGAGGTGGACTTTTTCGGCCACCGGCCGGTGTTCAAGACCCATCAGGGGGCCCTTCTCAGGAATTTGTGGGTGGCGTGGACCAAAGAGGCAGCTCCTTTCAAGTGCCTTCAGTCAGAAGCAGCCAGAGTCAGTATGACCCGGGACATGGCCCTTACCAAGCTCATGAGCCTGGGTCTGGCCTCTACCAGCTTGGATCTGGCATTTATGAAGATCAGGTACCAGATCCGGGACCCAGAGCATTGGCAATTAAGAATGCAAAGGCTTATCTCCTGAAAACAAGTATCAAATCTGGTGTGAGCTT GTATGACCATTTTGCTGAAATGTTGTCCAAAATCCTGGATGAGCAGCCTGACAACCCAGCAGACATAATTGAGAACATCAGCAAAGATGTAAAGTGTGCTCGTTTCCAGAAGAAAATGGACACCCTCCGAGACGAATATGAGAAATTGCCAACATATGAGCTGGCTGAAATGTATAAGGCTCTTTTCCAGAAGACTAGTGGAGATGGAGGAGAAcaagaagtggaagaagaagca CCAGAAACACCTCTGCCCAATGTAATGGAGACAGCCTACTATTTTGAACAAGCTGGATTTGGTTTGAGCTTGGAAGAATACTACCACATATTCCTTGCCCTCAAACAACTGGTCATCACACATTCAATCCAGACATGTCGCTTCTGGGGGAAAATCCTAGGAATAGAGGCAAACTATATTGTAGCTGAAGTTGAGTTTcgtgagggagaggaggaagaagaggcagaggaggaagaaacaGCTGAAGAAGGATTAAAAGAAGGAAGTGAtagggaggaggaagatgaagatgatgaagaaaaagatgAGCCACCCAAACCCAACTATAAGCCTCCGCCAACAATACCAAAAGAAGATAATCGGACTGGGGCCAATAAATTCACTTATTTTGTTTGCAATGAACCAGGCAAGCCCTGGGTGAAATTACCTCCGGTGACACCTGTGCAGATCGTGGATGCCAGAAAAATCAAGAAGTTCTTCACTGGAAAGCTAGATGCTCCCATTGTGAGTTACCCACCTTTCCCAGGCAATGAGTCCAATTACCTGCGTGCCCAGATTGCCCGCATTTCAGCCGCTACCCAGGTCAGCCCACTGGGATTTTTTcagtttggagaagaagaaggagatgaagaggaggagggaggagctggAAGAGACTCCTATGAAGAAAATCCAGACTTTGAACCCATTTCTGTGGTAGAGTTGGTGGATTCTCTCTCCAACTGGGTGCACCATGTACAGAATATTCTAATGCAG GGACGCTGTACATGGGTCAATCCCAATCAGAaagtagaggaagaagaggaggaggacgaggaagaggagaaagaagatcAAGAAGAGACCCAGCAAGAAGTAGGACCTCCACTTCTCACCCCACTCTCTGAAGATGCAG ATATTCAGAATGTCACTCCATGGTCAACTGAGGCCTCTACAAGCTTGGTTCCCCAATACGCGgttgcagttctgcagtccaactTGTGGCCTGGAGCATATTCCTTTGCTACTGGCAG GAGATTTGATAACATCTATATTGGTTGGGGTCTTAAATACAGTCCAGAAAATTTCACCCCTGTGGAGCTACCACAAGTGCAGACCGAGTACCCCAGCGGACCAGAAATCACAGAAGCAGCTGATCCAACTGTGGAAGAAGAGCAGGCGCTCAAGGCTGCCCAGGAGGAGGCTTTGgctgcagaagaggaggaagaggaagaggaggaagatgaggatgaggatgattAA